From Daucus carota subsp. sativus chromosome 6, DH1 v3.0, whole genome shotgun sequence:
CACACTCCCACATGAACAATATACCCCCACCATCTTTTGTTCCCCCTACaatctaattcaattcaattcaatttaacaACTTAAAACCCCCCAAATAAagatttaaaatcataattagatGGAGGGTAGTCAAATACTAATGCAAAGACCCCAATTTCCCTGATAAAAAATGTActaacaaataataattaagaataagaatagaattaaataaaaaaggtTATTGGTTAAATACTTAAATACCCATCCCATTCCAACAGTCCACGCGTCACTGTCACGCACTCAAGCTCCATGAGCTTGTCAGATGGTGGGGACCACTTGACGAGAACGAAAGAACACATCACGTGAGTGCGCAGGTTAAGCAACACAAAGTGTACCACAACGTCAATCACACACATCTAAAGATTAGATAGATAGAGTAGATAGATTCATCTCACATCCTGTCCTTCCCTGCTCATTATTGTTCCCGTTCATGGTCGTTGGtggccgccgccgccgccgcttCCGGCGGTGGCACGACGCTGCCGTCCTGGTCCATCTTCTTCAGACTCTGATCTTGATACACTCTCCTTAACCTCTCTATCTCCTTCTTCAATGCTTCTTGATGCGCTgccatttttaaatttattcacACCATCAACTACTCGAATAACTCGAATTTAATAGTATGCAAATATgccaaaattttcagattcacACACTGTACGCAATGTACAACGCTCTTATGGTCAGTCAATTCATACACATTACTGGATCCACAcctcattaaaattttaagactcAAACTCGTAAATTGAAAAATGACGAATGACAATAATTGTACGACTCCAATATTGTACATAACACAAACAACCTAAGACATGCATGCAATTGCAAAGTGAAGAAGCAAAAGCTTACCATCTTTGAAGAGCTTGTCTTGAGCCAAAGCTGCAATGCGTTGCTTAAGAGCGCTGTTGTCCACGTTGAGAATCAATCTTTGATGGTCTAGAAATGCAACTCTCGGTGACAATGCAGATACCTCTGTCtgcaatattattattatataatatatgagaaTTAAGCATGCATGCAGGCTACGAAACTAACTTAACcatgaaaattaaattaaattttgattaaataaatcattcgGAGGGTATAATGTACCTGTAACGAGGTGACGCTCCGTTCCAGCTCTGATATGTATTGTAGCTTTCTCACCCGAGATCTCTGCGCCGATTGCCGATTTGCCAGAATTCTGTTTTATACCATGCATATTGTAACAACTAatcaaaattcaacacaatTTCGAAAGTATCCGATTGATTAAATTGGATATATTCGTAAACACATTGTATGATAAACGAAAGAATTGCGTACCGTTTGACTCTCTTCGGATCCACGATGACTGTATCGCCGTCATCTTTACCGGCCGAAAATGTCTGCCCCCGAATCATCTCCGGCTCGCATTCGCTGTCCACCTCCGCAGGCTCTTTCTTCGGCATCTGAGGAGTCATCAGACCCGCCTTCTCCTGCTCATTCTCACTATTATGATCCGACGACGTCGACGGATTCGACGTCGACGGCACCGTCGGCGGAACCTCATCGGAAAACATGTTACAAAGCTGCTCATCATCCAACCGATCAAACCCAATATTAGCATTACCACCATTACTGCAATCATCCCCGTATTGAACTTCGGCGAATGCGATAGGATCGCTGACGGAACGGCGGTGCGAGTTTCTCCGAGAGGACGAGAAATCGAGGAACTCGTCGACCCAATAAGGCGGCTGTGCGGCGGAAGGTGGCATCATGTGGTGGTAATTAGGGAATGCGGTGGGCCAGTTGTGGTGGGTCATGGTGGGCGCTTTGGGCGGTAATTGCGCCATGCAGAAAACCCACACAACCGAAATTTAGGAGCGAGATTGAGAAGATATAGAGAGGAGAGATTTTTGCAACGACCAACTAAATTTAGAGTTGAGCTCGTAACTGAAAAGCAAACTAGAAATGTTTAGCAAATGTTGAGATTCATGGGGTGGATGTCTTTATAAATGAAAGTGTAACATGGAACATGGTAATAAATTAATAGCTTTATTAGTTGTAGCTTGCAATGGGATCTTACTGTGACCCTTCtgtctttttaaattttttcattagCACAAATATGTAATTACTTGTATGTTTAAATAACTACCACTACCtacaatatagatatattgatACCGGGAGTAACTTGAAGTAGCTTcttggatgagtttaaaataatttataatttaaaataattttatcagttaagttaaaaatattttaaattatgacgTATTTTGagtttgttataaaattataaattattgaaacttaaaattaatatttaaaattttgaaaagcaTCCTCACATTGACCGAAAGCGGTGCGTGAAAATTATAGTTAAATTGCAAAATTCTTGCATATATGCATCTTGAAAAGTAAAACTTTGTTTCAAGTAGTCATTGGCATTTGTATGTgactatttttctttttcatagGATTTTTGTagttctttcattcaaaaatctacaaaatatattgaaagataaatgagtaaatagaaaaagaattttatttttttcaaaataagaaaaagaatatttagATTCTGTTTAGATGAGAGAAGTGAGAGAGTTTCTAAATAAGGGAGGAAGGTGGGGTCACATGGGGGAGGGATTAGGACAGCTAGCAACAGCTGTAGGAGGAAAAGACTTAACGGTTTCACAAAAGGGCAGGGCGGGGAGGGGAGAGGGGTTAGGTTTTCAGTTTAGTTCTCTTCATATTACTGGTGGAATGAACCACCCACGTGCTGCTGTGACCCCgccttttatttttttctatattaaagTCTCCCGTCCACTAATATTATCTATACATGCTCTGAGTAGAAAACGAttagaaatattaatattaattatttaaaagttgATAAATGTACATGATATTAtgttttgatattattatattggtaaattatattttgaaataaaatatttctcttattttatgttattataataatatacttaatataaGTTAATGTTACATCAAACTGGGTACATAATCTATTACTAATGACTTGACATCAATGACGTGGCATTTGTAATAATTTAATTGGgaaaattaatgtaaatatgagggacttattattatatttaagttataattaataaaaaatatgatatgcGATTTTTGTaccttttttttaattgataccTCAACATTTTCTCAATAAATATAGCACTAAAATTATAGGCAAATCATTagagatagtttttttttaacttaatccttacaaatatttatatatattgtatattaattgtttttagttAAGAGTTTTATATTATACAGATACCTTATGAGGTGAGTAAGAAAATAATACTCCATCCATCCTACTATATCATTGTCGagtttttgtttcaaaattgaTAAATTTCTAAACATCTGTGCTCACCCTgacataaaaatttataatggaTAGTAGAGAAAGATGTTTCCATGATTTCATTAACTTATTTTCTTCATTctttttatccaatttttgGTCATAATATCTCGACTTTGTGATCAACGGAGCTTTTTTGGTGCATATATGTCAGCATGTGAGTGCGAGAGGAAAGAATCGTGGGAGATGAAGATAAAGATTTAGAGGGTGCAATTAGGGAGGGGACTGGGGAAGGTTGATGAGCTGTGAAGGAAAGGGAAGGGGGGATCGAGAGTGATAGAATCATATATATGTCTACCTTCCCATGTGAGGTGCTAGTAAGCCCCCACCTTGGCTTTGCTTTGTCCCCAAATCAGTCTCACATGGAGGGCATATGTCCCTCCACCGCTCTCTCTCTCACTTGACTCCTAACTTTTATTCTTTGTGCTCTCCAATCCATCACTTCTCTTGCATGTTTTAAACCAATGTACTTAGGAAGGACAATTATAATGATTAGTCACAAAACCATTCCCATCCTAACATGCAAATGCTTGGAGTACTAGTTAATCCCCTCTTTTCTCTCTGCATGTGTCTGTACTAATTAAATTGCTCACTAGATCATGCCTGTCTGTCCTCCATTTCAGAGTATGATTGTATGATTCCTTTGCATCCATGTATATATACGGGACTTCCAAAGGATTCTTACGGTGtattggggccgtttgagttagcttaaaagaaattatttcTGACTTATAATAA
This genomic window contains:
- the LOC108225065 gene encoding basic leucine zipper 61, yielding MAQLPPKAPTMTHHNWPTAFPNYHHMMPPSAAQPPYWVDEFLDFSSSRRNSHRRSVSDPIAFAEVQYGDDCSNGGNANIGFDRLDDEQLCNMFSDEVPPTVPSTSNPSTSSDHNSENEQEKAGLMTPQMPKKEPAEVDSECEPEMIRGQTFSAGKDDGDTVIVDPKRVKRILANRQSAQRSRVRKLQYISELERSVTSLQTEVSALSPRVAFLDHQRLILNVDNSALKQRIAALAQDKLFKDAHQEALKKEIERLRRVYQDQSLKKMDQDGSVVPPPEAAAAAATNDHEREQ